The DNA sequence TATCAGCAATAATCCTAGCACGCCAAGGATTTAACGTACTAATTTTAGAAGAAAAACCCGTAATAGGAGGCGCTTGTCGAACCGAAAAACCCTTCAAAACCGCCCCAAACTTAGGAACATCAACAGGCGCATACCTACTCGGTTTAATGCCTCCCGAACTACTACAAATACTCAACATAAACTTACCAAAAATTCGCCGCGATCCCCATTATTTTTTGCCTACTACTGATAACAAATATTTGCTTTTTGGTTCAGATCGAGAAGCAATGAAACAGCAATTTATTAACTTCTTTTCCGAAGTAGACTGGAAAGCAAACGAAGCATTACAAAACGAGATCTCACAAATCAGAGAAGATATCGCCCCTACTTGGTTAAATCCGCCCCTTTCAATTGAAGAAACCGCCGAAAAATATGTCCGTCCACAACTGCGGCAAATATTTATTGATTTGTGTCGAAAATCAGTGGGGGAATATCTCGATCGCTTTAATTTCAAAAGCGATCTAATTAAAGCAATGTATGCTGTCACTGATGGATTTTCGGGACTTTGCGGCACTTGGGATACACCCGGAACTGGGATGAATTTTTTAATTCATAATATGTGTAGATTGCCGGGAAGTGACGGAACTTGGATGGTAGTTAAAGGGGGAATGGGAACTATTACCCAAACTTTGGCTAATGAAGCAATTAAAGCTGGCGCAAAAATTGAAACAAGGAAGGGTGTCAGCCAAATTTTAGTAGAAAATAATCAAGTTAAAGGTGTAGTTTTAGCTGATGATAGCGAAGTTTCTGCTCATACAATTATTGTTAATGCCGATCCTTTCCGAATGCAAGAATTAGTAGGAGAGGAAAAATTACCAAAGGAATATAACCAAAGGTTAGATAGTTACCGGAAAAACGGGACAACTTTTAAGGTGAATATGTGTTTAAAAGACTTGCCAAAATTCACTTGTTTACCGGAAAATAAAGGACAGTTTAACACCACAATTCATTTATTACCGGATGAATCGGAAGTAATGCGATCGCTAAACACCACATTCGCTGAAGTTCAAGCCGGAATCTTACCTGATTTCCCGACAATTGAATGGTATATTCACACAACTATCGATCCATCTTTACAAGATGAAGCAGGAAGACATAATTCAGCATTATTTGTGCAATGGGTACCTTATGAACTAACAGGAACGACTTGGGAAAAAGAGGAAAGTCGCTATGTAAATCATTTGTTATCAATTTGCGATCGCTTTGCCCCCGGAACAACTGAATTAGTGCAAGAAGTCTTTCCTTTACATCCCCAAAAAATTGAGCAGCATTTTGGCATTACCAGAGGACATATTCACCACGTTGATAACTCTTATGGATTTAGCGATCGCCTTCCATATACTACACCAATATCCGGGCTTTATTCCGCCAGTGCAGGTTGTCATCCAGCCGGATCGGTTATTGGTGCAGCGGGTTATAATGCGGCTCAAATTGTGCTGCAAGAACTTAAAATTTCGTAAGAACGCATTCTTAACCTCCAAACATAACAATGCCTAGTCGAGGGGACTAGGCACGTTCGGAAAAAATGATCAAAATTTTCAAGTGTTAATCGTCAAAAAGTAGGACGAAGATAAACGGTAAATAAACTAAGGTGGACAATTGTAATTGCAGTTTTACTACCACGGCCTTCGCATAGATTGGTCTTTCCTGATCCTGGTTTGGCACTGCTCTAACAAAGAGAGTTACGCCACTTCTTTAAGCTTTGCCTTGATAACTGCAATCTGGTTCCTGTCAGGAGATACCGCGACCGAACCGTTTGTTTTTTGTTGATTGTTTGTTCCTTCGGTATCCATCTTTAAAGTAGCACAGATAACTTTGAGGGTGAGTAGTTGTTTACTTAATTTTATTTGTCTTTACACTACTTAGTTTTTAGCAAATTGCTTTAACAAATAGGGGGCTAAAGATGACAGGCAAGATGCCTGTCCTACAGAACTGGGAAGGGAGAGAGCTAAAACAACAGGTGCAAAATCTAGGAAAACCCAAAATATAGTTAAAATGGGGGTTTGGAGATTGAAGACTGGATAGCATGGGGAAACAACTCAAATCTTTCTTCCCAGTCCCCAGTCCCGTAGGACAGGCATCTTGCCTGTCATCTTTAGCCCCCTATCACCAAGTAGATTAAACAGACTCATGCCTGCATCCCTTCCATATCTTAGCGGTAGCGAAATTCGACAAAAGTTCCTCAACTTCTTTGCCCAAAAAGGACATCAAATTTTGCCTAGCGCCTCTTTAGTCCCGGAAGATCCCACTGTTTTGTTAACTATTGCTGGGATGCTACCCTTTAAGCCGATTTTTTTGGGACAGAGAACTCCCGAATTTCCTCGCGCTACTACATCACAAAAGTGTATTCGGACTAACGATATTGAAAATGTCGGGCGTACCGCAAGGCATCATACTTTTTTTGAGATGCTAGGTAATTTTAGCTTTGGAGATTATTTTAAAGAACAAGCGATCGCTTATGCCTGGGAACTCTCTACAACAGTTTTTGGTTTACCTAAAGAACGCATTGCTGTTAGCGTGTTTGAAGAAGATGACGAAGCTTTGGCAATTTGGCGGGATCGAATAGGCGTACCAGAAAAGCGAATTAAACGCATGGGCGCAGATGATAACTTTTGGAATTCCGGCCCAACTGGACCATGTGGCCCTTGTTCAGAATTATATTACGATTTTCATCCCGAACGCGGTGACGATGAGATCGATCTAAACGATGATTCTCGATTTATTGAATTTTATAACCTGGTTTTCATGCAATATAACCAGGATGCTGAGGGTAATTTAACTCCCTTAAAAAGCAAGAATATTGACACCGGAATGGGATTGGAAAGAATGGCGCAAATCCTCCAAGGTGTTCCTAATAATTATGAAACAGATTTGATTTTTCCGATTATCAAAACGGCAGCAGAAATCGCGGGCATTGATTACGCCAAAGCTGATGAAAAAACCAAGGTTTCTTTAAAAGTAATTGGCGATCACGTTCGTTCCGTCGTTCACATGATTGCTGATGAAATTCGGGCATCAAATATTGGGCGCGGTTATGTTTTGCGGCGGTTAATTCGTCGGGTAGTTCGTCATGGTAGATTGATAGGAATTTCGTCAGAATTTACTCCGAAAGTTGCAGAAACTGCGATCGCTCTTTCTGAATCAGCTTACCCCAACGTGCGGCAAAGAGAAACCACAATTAAAGCGGAATTGCAAAGGGAAGAAAATCGCTTCTTAAAAACTTTGGCAAGGGGTGAAAAACTGCTGGAAGAAACTATTGAAAGAGTTAAAAAAGCAGGGAAAACAGAAATTCCTGGAAATGATGCTTTTACCCTTTATGATACTTACGGTTTTCCCTTAGAACTCACTCAAGAAATTGCTGAAGAAGAGGGATTAACGATAGATTTACTTGGGTATGAAGCGGCGATGAAGGAACAAACAACGCGATCGCAATCGGCCCACGAAACTATAGACTTAACTGTACAAGGTTCTCTGGATAAATTGGCTGAAAATATCCACGCCACTCAGTTTTTAGGTTATACCGAAGCGGTAGCTAATGCTAAAGTTGAAGTGCTGCTTATCGATGGTGAGGCAGTAGAAGAAGCGGAAGCAGGCAGCGAAATTCAAATTGTTTTGGATCGGACTCCATTTTATGCTGAATCTGGCGGACAAATTGGCGATCGCGGTACAATTAGCGGCTATGGTTCGATCGTTAGCATTCACGATGTGAAAAAAGAATCAGATTTCTTTGTGCATTTTGGTCGGATTGAAAGAGGTAGTTTACGAGTAGGAGATAGCGTCAACGCGCAGATCGATCGATCTTGCCGTCGGCGCGTGCAAGCTAATCACAGCGCTACCCATTTGTTACAAGCTGCATTGAAGAAAATTGTCGATGATTCTATCTCTCAAGCAGGTTCTTTGGTAGCATTCGATCGCTTACGCTTCGACTTCAATTGTTCCCGTGCTTTAACTTTAGCAGAAATCCAACAAGTTGAAGAATTAGTTAACACTTGGATCGCTGAAGCACACGCCGGAGTTGTGGAAGTTTTGCCCATAGCAGAAGCCAAAGCGAAAGGTGCGATCGCCATGTTTGGGGAAAAATATGGGGAAGAAGTTAGAGTGTTAGATTTTGGAGTTTCGATGGAACTTTGTGGCGGAACTCATGTTAATAACACTGCTGAAATTGGGGTGTTTAAAATTATCTCAGAAACAGGTGTAGCTGCCGGAATTAGACGCATTGAAGCAGTTGCAGGGCCAGCAGTGTTAGAATACTTAAATCTACGGGATAAGGTAGTGCGAGAATTGAGCGATCGCTTTAAAGCAAAACCCGAAGAAATTCCCGAAAGAATCACCAACTTACAAAACGAACTAAAAGCGACTCAAAAGGAATTAGAAACCTTAAAAGGCGAATTAGCAATTACCAAATCCGATCAATTATTATCTCAAGCAGAAACAGTCGGCGAATTTCAAATCCTAGTAGCTGAAATCCCAAATGTTGATGCTGAATCATTAAAAACTGCCGCCGAAAGACTACAGCAAAAATTAGGTGAAGCAGCCGTAATTTTAGCTTCCAGTCCTGAACCACAAAAGGTAAATTTCGTAGCAGTTTTTAGTCCAAAAGTCAATAAAAAAGGCTTACAAGCTGGCAAATTTATCGGACAAATCGCCAAAATTTGCGGTGGCGGTGGCGGTGGCAGACCAAATTTAGCCCAAGCAGGTGGACGAGATGCCACAAAATTAACAGAAGCCTTAGAAACTGCTCGTAAACAATTACGAGAAGGATTGTAAATTAGGATCTGTTCACAAATTTAGGAAGCCAGAAGGCAGAAAGCTTTTCCCCTTCTGCCTCTGGCGAAAGCAAGTTAGTTGAGTTAGTATATAAATTTGTAATTTAATTGCTTATCAGATCGAAGCATTTACTTAAAAGTAAAGTTACATTCTTCCCCCGTTTGACATATTGGCAGTAAGGCTTAAATTAGAGAAAATTAAAACCATTGGCAACTTGCGATCTACCTATTAGCAGATAGCCGATCTAGCTTACCTGCAAAAATTCAGCTAAATTGGAAATCAGCTGAGTTGCCTTTGTAGTTTTGGTAATGTTTACAGCAAACTCAGCAAGTATGAACTATTCCAAGATGAGAGCGTCAAACAAAATTTGGATTTTTGCTTGTTGCATCTACTTAGGTTTTTTAATTGTTATTTCTACTTCTGCATCTTTAAAAAGTTTTGCATATCTATTAAAAAGTATCCCTTTCGCTGATACATTTCTGCATTTTTTATTACTAGGAATAGCAAGTTTTTTGAGTCATTTAGCCTTGAATAAACGCTATGTAATGGTATTTGGGATACTTTTTCCCCAAGCTCCGTTAATTATAGCTATCTGTTGTATAGTAGATGAAATACTGCAAACACTTTCACCCAAAGGAACTGCCAGTATTTTAGACTTAATCGCTGACTTGGCTGGAATTGTATTGTTTTATTGTTTGGCCGAAAAGGTAAAATTGAAGCATTGATCGGGAGATGAAATATTATGAAATGTCCTGCTTGTGGTAATGAATTAACTCAGAAATTAGCTGGAAATATCATGGTTGATGCCTGCGAGGGTGGTTGTGGGGGGATTTGGTTTGACAGATTTGAATTGGACAAAGTAGATAACTTGGAAGAACAAGAAGGAGAAAGTCTGCTCAACATTACGAAAAGTCCAGAAGTAGAAGTAAATCCCAATTTGAGAAGATACTGTCCTAAGTGTTCCAATCTGCCAATGATGCGGCATTATTACAGTATTAAAAGACAAGTTTTAGTCGATCAATGTCCTGGCTGTGGAGGTTTTTGGTTAGATGCAGGAGAGTTGGCAGAAATTCGCAGTCAGTTTAGTACGGAAATGGAAAAAGAGATTGTGACCGATCAATATATTGCTAATATTGTTGGTAAATATATTGGAAGATGAAATAAAGGAATTTTGGGTAGAAAGTATAGCAGTGTTTAGTCAGTAAGTTGGCAGCCGAGACGAAAATTTCTGGTCGGGAATAAGGTAAATAAGTTGCGGAAAACCGTTTATCATTAGGAGGATACAAAAGGTAAAATAGAAGCCAATTCTCAAGAAAGCTGCAATTTATTAACCCATGAGTACAGCTGCTCCAGCTAAAACTACCTACGAAGCCATTATTGGTTTAGAAACCCATTGTCAACTGAGTACTGCGACCAAAATTTTCTGTAATTGTTCTACTAAATTTGGTGCAGCGCCAAACGAAAATGTTTGCCCTATTTGTATGGGGATGCCAGGAGTATTACCAGTGCTGAATCAGAAAGTGCTGGAATATGCCGTCAAAGCTGGTTTAGCCCTAAATGCGGAAATTGCGACCTATAGCAAGTTCGATCGCAAACAGTACTTCTATCCCGACTTACCAAAGAATTATCAAATATCTCAA is a window from the Phormidium ambiguum IAM M-71 genome containing:
- a CDS encoding phytoene desaturase family protein codes for the protein MNQPKRKVDILIIGAGHNGLVSAIILARQGFNVLILEEKPVIGGACRTEKPFKTAPNLGTSTGAYLLGLMPPELLQILNINLPKIRRDPHYFLPTTDNKYLLFGSDREAMKQQFINFFSEVDWKANEALQNEISQIREDIAPTWLNPPLSIEETAEKYVRPQLRQIFIDLCRKSVGEYLDRFNFKSDLIKAMYAVTDGFSGLCGTWDTPGTGMNFLIHNMCRLPGSDGTWMVVKGGMGTITQTLANEAIKAGAKIETRKGVSQILVENNQVKGVVLADDSEVSAHTIIVNADPFRMQELVGEEKLPKEYNQRLDSYRKNGTTFKVNMCLKDLPKFTCLPENKGQFNTTIHLLPDESEVMRSLNTTFAEVQAGILPDFPTIEWYIHTTIDPSLQDEAGRHNSALFVQWVPYELTGTTWEKEESRYVNHLLSICDRFAPGTTELVQEVFPLHPQKIEQHFGITRGHIHHVDNSYGFSDRLPYTTPISGLYSASAGCHPAGSVIGAAGYNAAQIVLQELKIS
- the alaS gene encoding alanine--tRNA ligase, translated to MPASLPYLSGSEIRQKFLNFFAQKGHQILPSASLVPEDPTVLLTIAGMLPFKPIFLGQRTPEFPRATTSQKCIRTNDIENVGRTARHHTFFEMLGNFSFGDYFKEQAIAYAWELSTTVFGLPKERIAVSVFEEDDEALAIWRDRIGVPEKRIKRMGADDNFWNSGPTGPCGPCSELYYDFHPERGDDEIDLNDDSRFIEFYNLVFMQYNQDAEGNLTPLKSKNIDTGMGLERMAQILQGVPNNYETDLIFPIIKTAAEIAGIDYAKADEKTKVSLKVIGDHVRSVVHMIADEIRASNIGRGYVLRRLIRRVVRHGRLIGISSEFTPKVAETAIALSESAYPNVRQRETTIKAELQREENRFLKTLARGEKLLEETIERVKKAGKTEIPGNDAFTLYDTYGFPLELTQEIAEEEGLTIDLLGYEAAMKEQTTRSQSAHETIDLTVQGSLDKLAENIHATQFLGYTEAVANAKVEVLLIDGEAVEEAEAGSEIQIVLDRTPFYAESGGQIGDRGTISGYGSIVSIHDVKKESDFFVHFGRIERGSLRVGDSVNAQIDRSCRRRVQANHSATHLLQAALKKIVDDSISQAGSLVAFDRLRFDFNCSRALTLAEIQQVEELVNTWIAEAHAGVVEVLPIAEAKAKGAIAMFGEKYGEEVRVLDFGVSMELCGGTHVNNTAEIGVFKIISETGVAAGIRRIEAVAGPAVLEYLNLRDKVVRELSDRFKAKPEEIPERITNLQNELKATQKELETLKGELAITKSDQLLSQAETVGEFQILVAEIPNVDAESLKTAAERLQQKLGEAAVILASSPEPQKVNFVAVFSPKVNKKGLQAGKFIGQIAKICGGGGGGRPNLAQAGGRDATKLTEALETARKQLREGL
- a CDS encoding VanZ family protein, which produces MNYSKMRASNKIWIFACCIYLGFLIVISTSASLKSFAYLLKSIPFADTFLHFLLLGIASFLSHLALNKRYVMVFGILFPQAPLIIAICCIVDEILQTLSPKGTASILDLIADLAGIVLFYCLAEKVKLKH
- a CDS encoding zf-TFIIB domain-containing protein codes for the protein MKCPACGNELTQKLAGNIMVDACEGGCGGIWFDRFELDKVDNLEEQEGESLLNITKSPEVEVNPNLRRYCPKCSNLPMMRHYYSIKRQVLVDQCPGCGGFWLDAGELAEIRSQFSTEMEKEIVTDQYIANIVGKYIGR